Genomic DNA from Lactuca sativa cultivar Salinas chromosome 8, Lsat_Salinas_v11, whole genome shotgun sequence:
TCAAACAGAAGGGTTCCTTCACGGTGGTTGTGTCTGGTGGATCTTTGATCAAGTCGCTCAGGTAAACGTAAAAAAGAAGCATATTTGTTCTTACTGAATTTGGGACTGATATTTGATGATTGTTTTTGAAATTGGAATTAAAGGAAACTAGTGGAAGCACCTTACATCGATTCGATAGATTGGGCGAAATGGCATATGTTCTGGGTGGATGAAAGAGTGGTTCCTAAAGATCATCCAGATAGCAATTACCTTCTGGCATTTGATGGTTTTCTCTCCAAGGTATGTTTATCAAGATTATCAATttgtatatgaaaaaaaaaaaaaaaaaaacattgtccTGTTCTTGTATAAATTAGTTTCCAATTTGTGTTGCTCAGGTGCCGATTCCTCCTGGAAATGTGTACGCCATTAACGATGCCTTATCAGCAGAGGGTGCAGCTGAAGACTACGAGACCTGTATCAAGCATCTGGTTCACAACGGGATAATCGCCACATCTGAAACAACCGGGATTCCAAAGTTTGATGTTATGCTATTGGGTATGGGCCCAGATGGACACGTGGCATCTTTATTTCCTGGGCATCCTCTACTTGAAGAGAAGAACAAGTGGGTTACATTTATCAAGGAATCACCAAAGCCACCACCAGAAAGAATCACATTTACTTTCCCTGTAATCAATGCGTCTGCAAATATTGCACTTGTTGTAGCTGGGGCTGGTAAAGCACATCCAGTGCATGTGTCTCTTGGAAATGGTCAACATTCTGAGGTTTTACCTGTTCAAATGGTTTCACCTGAAGGAGACCTAAC
This window encodes:
- the LOC111903406 gene encoding probable 6-phosphogluconolactonase 4, chloroplastic, with the translated sequence MASSSQTLFAPLRTLKRTSPIPLPARSPSSWIPVTNRSILSSPPPNHSIQAIGATHCSKRFSCLKTKASTSANMATEKKKVQVFDSEEALSVSLAKYTADLSEKFVKQKGSFTVVVSGGSLIKSLRKLVEAPYIDSIDWAKWHMFWVDERVVPKDHPDSNYLLAFDGFLSKVPIPPGNVYAINDALSAEGAAEDYETCIKHLVHNGIIATSETTGIPKFDVMLLGMGPDGHVASLFPGHPLLEEKNKWVTFIKESPKPPPERITFTFPVINASANIALVVAGAGKAHPVHVSLGNGQHSEVLPVQMVSPEGDLTWFLDKDAASKL